A region from the Leopardus geoffroyi isolate Oge1 chromosome E3, O.geoffroyi_Oge1_pat1.0, whole genome shotgun sequence genome encodes:
- the FZD9 gene encoding frizzled-9: MAVPPLRRALLLWQLLAAGGAALEIGRFDPERGRGPAPCQAVEIPMCRGIGYNLTRMPNLLGHTSQGEAAAELAEFAPLVQYGCHSHLRFFLCSLYAPMCTDQVSTPIPACRPMCEQARLRCAPIMEQFNFGWPDSLDCARLPTRNDPHALCMEAPENATAGPAEPHKGLGMLPVAPRPARPPGDPASGPGGGGTCENPEKFQYVEKSRSCAPRCGPGVEVFWSRRDKDFALVWMAVWSALCFFSTAFTVLTFLLEPHRFQYPERPIIFLSMCYNVYSLAFLIRAVAGAQSVACDQEAGALYVIQEGLENTGCTLVFLLLYYFGMASSLWWVVLTLTWFLAAGKKWGHEAIEAHGSYFHMAAWGLPALKTIVILTLRKVAGDELTGLCYVASMDAAALTGFVLVPLSCYLVLGTSFLLTGFVALFHIRKIMKTGGTNTEKLEKLMVKIGVFSILYTVPATCVIVCYVYERLNMDFWRLRATEQPCLAATMPGGRRDCSLQGGSVPTVAVFMLKIFMSLVVGITSGVWVWSSKTFQTWQSLCHRKMAAGRARAKACRAPGGYGRGTHCHYKAPTVVLHMTKTDPSLENPTHL; the protein is encoded by the coding sequence ATGGCCGTGCCGCCGCTCCGCCGGGCGCTGCTGCTGTGGCAGCTGCTggcggcgggcggcgcggcgCTGGAGATCGGCCGTTTCGATCCGGAGCGCGGGCGCGGGCCGGCGCCCTGCCAGGCGGTGGAGATCCCCATGTGCCGCGGCATCGGCTACAACCTGACCCGCATGCCCAACCTGCTGGGCCACACGTCGCAGGGTGAGGCGGCCGCCGAGCTGGCCGAGTTCGCGCCGCTCGTGCAGTACGGCTGCCACAGCCACCTGCGCTTCTTCCTGTGCTCGCTGTACGCGCCCATGTGCACGGACCAGGTCTCGACGCCCATCCCCGCCTGCCGGCCCATGTGCGAGCAGGCGCGCCTGCGCTGCGCGCCCATCATGGAGCAGTTCAACTTCGGCTGGCCGGACTCGCTGGACTGCGCCCGGCTGCCCACGCGCAACGACCCGCACGCGCTCTGCATGGAGGCGCCCGAGAACGCCACGGCCGGCCCTGCGGAGCCCCACAAGGGCCTGGGCATGTTGCCCGTGGCGCCCCGGCCCGCGAGGCCCCCCGGCGACCCCGCCTCAGGCCCGGGCGGCGGTGGCACCTGCGAGAACCCAGAGAAGTTTCAGTACGTGGAGAAGAGCCGCTCGTGCGCGCCGCGCTGCGGCCCCGGCGTCGAGGTGTTCTGGTCGCGGCGCGACAAGGACTTCGCGCTCGTCTGGATGGCCGTGTGGTCGGCGCTGTGCTTCTTCTCCACGGCCTTCACCGTGCTCACCTTCCTGCTGGAGCCCCACCGCTTCCAGTACCCCGAGCGCCCCATCATCTTCCTGTCCATGTGCTACAACGTCTACTCGCTGGCCTTCCTCATCCGCGCGGTGGCCGGCGCCCAGAGCGTGGCGTGCGACCAGGAGGCAGGAGCACTGTACGTGATCCAGGAGGGGCTGGAGAACACGGGCTGCACGCTCGTCTTCCTGCTGCTCTACTACTTCGGCATGGCCAGCTCGCTGTGGTGGGTGGTGCTGACACTCACCTGGTTCCTGGCAGCCGGCAAGAAGTGGGGCCACGAGGCCATCGAGGCCCATGGCAGCTACTTCCACATGGCGGCCTGGGGCCTGCCGGCCCTCAAGACCATCGTTATCCTGACCTTGCGCAAGGTGGCGGGCGACGAGCTGACCGGGCTCTGCTACGTGGCCAGCATGGATGCGGCTGCGCTGACGGGCTTTGTGCTGGTTCCCCTCTCCTGCTACCTGGTGCTGGGCACCAGCTTCCTCCTGACCGGCTTCGTGGCCCTCTTCCACATCCGCAAGATCATGAAGACAGGCGGCACCAACACGGAGAAGCTGGAGAAGCTGATGGTCAAGATTGGGGTCTTCTCCATCCTCTACACGGTGCCTGCCACCTGCGTCATTGTGTGCTATGTCTATGAACGCCTCAACATGGACTTCTGGCGCCTTCGGGCCACAGAGCAGCCCTGCCTGGCAGCCACCATGCCCGGGGGCCGGAGGGACTGCTCACTACAAGGGGGGTCGGTGCCCACCGTGGCTGTCTTTATGCTCAAGATCTTCATGTCGCTGGTGGTGGGCATCACCAGCGGTGTCTGGGTGTGGAGCTCCAAGACTTTCCAGACCTGGCAGAGCCTGTGCCACCGCAAGATGGCAGCTGGCCGGGCCCGGGCAAAGGCCTGCCGGGCTCCCGGGGGCTATGGCCGTGGCACCCATTGCCACTATAAGGCCCCCACCGTGGTCTTGCACATGACTAAGACGGAcccttctctggagaaccccacGCACCTCTAG